Proteins encoded by one window of Hypomesus transpacificus isolate Combined female unplaced genomic scaffold, fHypTra1 scaffold_107, whole genome shotgun sequence:
- the ddx49 gene encoding probable ATP-dependent RNA helicase DDX49: protein MSEFSALGLSNWLIQQCTQLGISKPTPVQENCVPPILEGRDVMGCAKTGSGKTAAFVLPVLQKLSEDPFGIFCLVLTPTRELAYQIAEQFRVFGKPLGLRDCIIVGGMDMITQALELSNKPHIVVATPGRLADHIRSSNTFSMKNIRFLIMDEADRLLEQGCTDFTKDLEVILGAVPAKRQTLLFSATLTDTLQELKSIAMNEPFFWESKSETRTVEELDQRYILTPEKVKDAYLVHLIQKFQDEHDDWSIMIFTSTCKNCQILTMMLREFNFPTISLHSMMKQKQRFTNLAKFKSSVYKILIATDVAARGLDIPTVQVVINHNTPGLPKIYIHRVGRTARAGRNGVSITLVTQYDIHLVQSIEEQIQTKLSEYSVEEKDVLKILTQVNVTRRECEIRLESTDFDEKKEINKRKQMILEGKDPDLEAKRKAELDKIRSEKRKFKERIQETIQKKQQGMLKKKQMKSKHIQKKKAAKPT from the exons ATGTCTGAGTTTTCCGCCCTAGGGCTGTCAAATTGGTTGATACAACAATGTACACAATTGGGGATCAGTAAACCAACACCCGTCCAGGAGAactgtgtgccaccaattttggAAG GTCGGGATGTGATGGGCTGTGCAAAAACTGGCAGTGGAAAGACTGCCGCGTTTGTTTTACCAGTGCTCCAGAAGTTATCTGAGGATCCCTTTGGGATATTCTGTCTCGTGCTCACGCCAACCAG AGAGTTGGCGTACCAGATTGCTGAGCAGTTCAGAGTCTTTGGCAAACCGCTGGGCTTGAGGGATTGTATTATTGTTGGTGGAATGG ACATGATCACTCAAGCCTTGGAGTTGTCAAATAAGCCTCACATTGTTGTAGCCACACCAGGACGGCTGGCAGACCATATACGAAGCTCCAACACCTTTAGCATGAAGAATATCAGGTTTCTG ATCATGGATGAAGCGGATCGCCTGCTGGAGCAGGGCTGCACAGACTTCACCAAGGACCTGGAGGTGATTCTGGGGGCTGTGCCAGCCAAACGCCAGACTCTCCTCTTCAGTGCCACCCTCACAGACACTCTGCAGGAGCTCAAAAGCATCGCCATGAACGAACCCTTCTTCTGGGAAAGCAAATCTGA gACACGCACGGTCGAAGAGTTGGATCAGAGATACATTCTAACcccagagaaagtgaaagacgCCTACCTGGTGCACCTGATCCAGAAGTTTCAAGACGAGCATGATGATTGGTCCATCATGATCTTCACCAGCACCTGCAA AAATTGTCAAATACTTACTATGATGCTCCGCGAGTTCAACTTCCCCACCATTTCCTTACATTCTATGATGAAGCAG AAACAACGTTTTACCAACCTAGCAAAGTTCAAGTCCAGTGTCTACAAAATCCTCATAGCAACAGATGTGGCAGCCAG GGGTCTGGATATTCCAACAGTCCAGGTCGTCATCAACCATAACACTCCAGGTCTGCCAAAAATCTACATCCACAGAGTTGGAAGAACAGCCAGAGCAG GAAGAAATGGTGTCTCGATTACTCTGGTGACTCAGTACGACATCCACCTGGTCCAGTCTATTGAGGAACAGATTC AGACTAAGCTGAGTGAGTATTCAGTTGAAGAGAAAGATGTGCTGAAGATCCTCACCCAAGTCAACGTGACAAGAAGAGAGTGTGAAATC agaCTTGAGTCTACAGATTTCGATGAGAAGAAGGAGATCAACAAAAGGAAACAGATGATCCTGGAAGGGAAA GATCCAGACTTGGAGGCAAAAAGAAAGGCGGAACTGGACAAGATCCGTAGTGAAAAAAGAAAGTTTAAGGAGCGGATTCAAGAAACGATTCAGAAGAAACAACAGGGAATGTTGAAAAAGAAACAGATGAAGAGTAAACATATCCAAAAGAAAAAGGCTGCAAAGCCCACATAA